Part of the Imperialibacter roseus genome, TTGACAGGCAAGTGCAAGTCAATTGAGTGATAGGTTAACGTACACCCTTTCGGACTTTTCGAAAGGGTGTATTTCTAGCTAGCTTTTTATCGTTAGCTGATCTATGATTACCTTTAAACCATGAAAAATTTCCCCCGCTCAATACAAGGACTTGCGGCTATATTATTGATTTTTGCATCATCAGTTCTTTTTGAAGGTTGCAGGGCTTCTCAGTTTAAAACCCAGAAAGCCCGCACAATTAAAAAAGGAAAACCTATACCTTGCCCGCTCAAGGACTGCTAATATTCAATAACTGATATTTGATGCAAAAAATAGTAATTGCTATCGATGGTTACTCGGGTTGCGGAAAAAGCACAACAGCACGAGCCGTTGCTGGTCTTTTGGGTTACATCTACATAGACACAGGTGCCATGTACAGATCGGTTACTTTGTATTTTATTGACAACCATGTTTCGCTTACTGACCCCAGGGCGGTTTCGAAGGCGCTTGAACAAATTGATATAACATTTCATTACAATGCTACAAAGAAGGTAAATGAAGTGTATTTGAATGGGTTGAACGTAGAAAAAGAAATACGGGGAATGGATGTATCACAAAAGGTAAGCGATGTAAGTGCCATTAAGGAAGTAAGGCATGCTTTGGTAGCCCAGCAAAGAAAAATGGGCAAGAGCAAAGGGGTAGTGATGGATGGAAGAGATATTGGTACGGTGGTATTTCCTGATGCAGACCTTAAAATATTTATGACAGCCGACCTGTATGTGCGTGCTGAGAGGCGTCAGAAGGAGTTATTAGGCAAAGGCCAGCTCGTAGAGTTGGAGGAAGTGATTGAAAACCTGCGATCCCGAGACGAAATAGACACCTCCAGAAAAGAGAGTCCCTTAAAGAAGGCAGCAAATGCTATTGAAATTGACACCACACATATTACCTTTGAGGAACAAATAGAGCTCATTACCAACCTGGCCACGAGCAAATTAATTTCCGGAGTTGATCGAAACAAGAACTAAAAGCTTGTGTCAAAATTTTGAAATCGATCAACGAAGCAAGTAGGGCAGGAAAAAGCGTTATGAACATTACTATCGACAAAAATTCTGGGTATTGTTTCGGAGTTGAATTTGCCATTAAAATGGCAGAGGATGAAATGGAAGACAATGGTCAGTTATATTGCCTGGGCGACATCGTTCACAACGACATGGAAGTCAGGCGCCTTTACCAGAAAGGTCTCCGGATTATCAGCCGGGACGACCTGAAAAACCTCCACAATACAAGGGTGCTGATTAGAGCACACGGCGAGCCGCCGGAAACGTATCAATTGGCTCTTGAAAACAATATTGAACTAATAGACGCCTCTTGCCCGGTTGTGTTGAAACTCCAGAATAGAGTGAAGCACGCCTACGACAATATGAAAAAAGTGGAGGGGCAGATTGTCATTTATGGCAAGGAGGGGCATGCAGAGGTAATTGGGCTTGCCGGGCAAACCAGAGAAGAGGCTGTTATTATTATGACAGACCAGGATTTGGATAAGCTCGACTATTCCAGGCCAATCACGCTCTTTAGCCAAACTACCAAGTCAACAAAGGGCTTTTATCATATCAAAGCGCTCATTGAAGACCGAATTCGTGAGAATAAGGGTGAGCTGCGAATTCAGGATTTCGATGCCAACGATAGCATTTGCCGCCAGGTGTCGAACAGAGAGCCTCAAATGAGGAAGTTTTCGGAAGAGCAGGATGTGGTGTTGTTTGTTGCCGGAAAAAAGAGTTCAAATGGACGGGCTTTGTACGAAGTATGCCTTTCCATCAATCCAAGAAGTTACTTTATTGAGAGCGAAGAGGAGCTGGACTTGAACTGGCTTGTCGATGCTGAAAATATAGGTATTTGTGGAGCTACGTCCACTCCCATGTGGTTAATGGAGCGGGTAGCAGAATTCATCAAGGAAAAAAGTCCTAGTGAACCAACAATTGCTTAAATGTGCTGTTTATGTAAGTGAAAATGAGGGTGGTAAAAAACCTTCACACGAATAATTTCACTTACCTTTTAGTTGAGTTAAATTTTATTAATTTTGCCACGTTTTAAAGGATTTCGGTCTATTTTACCTATTGAAAATGTCTAAATTCGTAAAGCTCAAAAAAGGGTTTAATATCAATCTCGCAGGCAAGGCCGAGGAAAAAATTGGTGAAATTCAACAACCTGAGACTTTCGCAGTCAAACCAACCGACTTTCAGAGAATTACTCGCCCCAAACTACTGGTGGAAGAAGGAGCCAGCGTGAAGGCTGGTACACCCCTGTTTTTCGACAGGCTTCAGGAAAACGTAATGTACACTTCGCCTGTTAGCGGGGAGGTAGTTGAAATAAAGCGGGGTGAGAAAAGAAAGCTTCTTGAGATCAAAATCCTTGCGGATAAGAAAATAACACACGAGCAGTTTACCAAGTTCACGGTATCCGAAATGAGCTCTCTTACAAAGGAAACAGCTACGGAGCTCCTGACTAAGAGTGGTGTTTGGCCAAATATAGTTCAGCGCCCCTTCGGAAGTATAGCCGACCCAACTGCCACACCAAAGGCTATATTTATTTCAGCATTTGACACAAACCCCCTTTCTCCTAATTATGGCATCTTGTTTAAGGGGCAAGATCAATACTTTCAGGCTGGTATAGATGTCCTTAAGAAATTCACACCAGGCGTTGTACATGTTAACACCAATGCCGACGCTGAAGTGCTTCCCATGTTTGCTCATGTGAAAGGTGCCGAAGTCAATAAGTTTTCCGGTCCGAATCCTGCTGGCAATGTAGGCGTTCAAATCCACCACCTTGATCCAATTAATAAAGGAGACCTTGTTTGGACTGTTTCGCCTTTTGGTGTTATCCAGATAGGGAAGTTGTTCCTTGAAGGTATATACGATGCTTCTAAAGTGATAGCAGTTTGTGGTTCTGAGGTGAGCAATCCACAGTACTACAGCACATACTCCGGAGCCAATGTAGGTAGGTTCATAGAAGGCAATCTTAAATCGGATCACGTTAGGGTAATTTCAGGGAACGTGCTTTCAGGCGAAGCAGTTGGAAAAGACGGCTTCCTGGGATTCTTTGCCAACCAGGTAACTGTTATTCCAGAAGGAGATAAGGAAGAGTTTTTGGGTTGGATACTACCAACTTTCAATAAGCTAAGCTTTCAAAGAGCATTTGGTCTGTTTGCCAATACAAAAAGAGAGTTTGTATTAGATACAAATACACATGGTGAGCAACGCTCATTCGTTCAATCGGGCAACCTCGAAAAGGTGCTGCCAATGGATATTTATGTTACCTACCTCATGAAGGCAATTTTGGCTGAGGATTATGATGACATGGAAGCTTTGGGTATTTACGAGGTTATCGAAGAAGACTTGGCACTTTGCGAATTCGTCGATGTTTCGAAAAATGATATTCAGAAAATACTAAGACAAGGACTTGACTTAATTCAATATAGCTAATCGTATTTATGAAGTTCTTACAAGATTTCTTCGATAAACTAAAGCCTTTTGTAGAGAAAGGTGGGAAGTATGAAAAGTATCATACGCTTTATGAAGGCCACAGAACTATTGTGTTTGCCCCGGATCTAACTACCGGAAAGAAAGGTTCCCAGGTAAAAGACGCTGTCGACCTAAAGCGAATGATGTTTACTGTCATCATCGCAATGATCCCTTGTTTACTTTTTGGTATGTGGAACGTTGGTCATCAGCATTTTCTGGCAACGGGAGCTGATGCCGAACTAATAGACAAAATATTAATCGGCGCTTTGAAAGTAGTCCCTATCATTATTGTTTCTTATGCGGTGGGCCTTGGTGTCGAATTTGTTTTCTGTGTGATCAGGCAGCATCCTGTAAGTGAAGGGTTCCTGGTTACGGGCTTGCTGATACCGCTTGTGATGCCAGCCACCATTCCTCTTTGGCAGGTAGCATTGGCTAC contains:
- the cmk gene encoding (d)CMP kinase; this translates as MQKIVIAIDGYSGCGKSTTARAVAGLLGYIYIDTGAMYRSVTLYFIDNHVSLTDPRAVSKALEQIDITFHYNATKKVNEVYLNGLNVEKEIRGMDVSQKVSDVSAIKEVRHALVAQQRKMGKSKGVVMDGRDIGTVVFPDADLKIFMTADLYVRAERRQKELLGKGQLVELEEVIENLRSRDEIDTSRKESPLKKAANAIEIDTTHITFEEQIELITNLATSKLISGVDRNKN
- a CDS encoding 4-hydroxy-3-methylbut-2-enyl diphosphate reductase; amino-acid sequence: MNITIDKNSGYCFGVEFAIKMAEDEMEDNGQLYCLGDIVHNDMEVRRLYQKGLRIISRDDLKNLHNTRVLIRAHGEPPETYQLALENNIELIDASCPVVLKLQNRVKHAYDNMKKVEGQIVIYGKEGHAEVIGLAGQTREEAVIIMTDQDLDKLDYSRPITLFSQTTKSTKGFYHIKALIEDRIRENKGELRIQDFDANDSICRQVSNREPQMRKFSEEQDVVLFVAGKKSSNGRALYEVCLSINPRSYFIESEEELDLNWLVDAENIGICGATSTPMWLMERVAEFIKEKSPSEPTIA
- a CDS encoding Na(+)-translocating NADH-quinone reductase subunit A → MSKFVKLKKGFNINLAGKAEEKIGEIQQPETFAVKPTDFQRITRPKLLVEEGASVKAGTPLFFDRLQENVMYTSPVSGEVVEIKRGEKRKLLEIKILADKKITHEQFTKFTVSEMSSLTKETATELLTKSGVWPNIVQRPFGSIADPTATPKAIFISAFDTNPLSPNYGILFKGQDQYFQAGIDVLKKFTPGVVHVNTNADAEVLPMFAHVKGAEVNKFSGPNPAGNVGVQIHHLDPINKGDLVWTVSPFGVIQIGKLFLEGIYDASKVIAVCGSEVSNPQYYSTYSGANVGRFIEGNLKSDHVRVISGNVLSGEAVGKDGFLGFFANQVTVIPEGDKEEFLGWILPTFNKLSFQRAFGLFANTKREFVLDTNTHGEQRSFVQSGNLEKVLPMDIYVTYLMKAILAEDYDDMEALGIYEVIEEDLALCEFVDVSKNDIQKILRQGLDLIQYS